Proteins encoded within one genomic window of Etheostoma cragini isolate CJK2018 chromosome 21, CSU_Ecrag_1.0, whole genome shotgun sequence:
- the LOC117936720 gene encoding probable crossover junction endonuclease EME2 isoform X2, producing the protein MSMLRRAKTWEISESEESDGETVPDESGQTLVTVSRDLTEDPSSDYKCKSLPPSPTKTESGQTANLSPPRPDGCGTPSPARKRRTKEEIEADRQAARQRTEQRDRQRAARARDKDERRQEQQRRREAAENLKSLRPENCLRRLTVCIDPALLQQDGSDILLDTLTTLEWGYSLESQQLPHSITWTRDLPQGAGSVEEEQVVLVLGLTDFMDMVISVKKMLDSEGEETRMGSFLSPILECLNREAKKVTLLVSDSQTDNRTDAYGVHLLDETLQSKLGMENLDVEEVLVYLQLCKNISLVFLEGWQEVTNHVCAVTKALSKRPFKLLTEQAELPFCVDGSWASGVRVEKDGSGLIQVWSRQIQQLNRVSPAVASTVIAAYPSPQLLLQAYQSLASEEDRKGLLAALLVKSGGKERRIGPEISARVYRCFTAQNPELVLD; encoded by the exons ATGTCTATGTTGCGTAGAGcaaaaacatgggaaatatCTGAATCTGAGGAAAGCGACGGAGAGACAGTCCCCGATGAGAGCGGTCAAACATTAGTGACAGTCAGCAGGGACCTAACAGAAGATCCGAGTTCAGACTACAAGTGCAAAAGCCTCCCACCGTCACCCACAAAAACAGAGTCCGGTCAAACTGCTAATTTGTCTCCTCCGCGACCGGATGGATGTGGCACACCGAGCCCTGCGAGAAAACGCCGCACCAAGGAGGAGATAGAGGCGGACAGACAGGCTGCCAGGCAGAGGACGGAGCAGAGGGACAGGCAGAGAGCAGCCAGAGCCCGGGACAAAGACGAGAGGAGACAGgagcagcagaggaggagagaggcagcGGAGAACCTCAAGAGTCTCCGGCCAGAGAACTGCCTCAGGCGTCTCACCGTCTGCATTGACCCAG CTCTTCTGCAACAGGATGGCTCCGACATCTTGCTGGACACCCTGACTACATTGGAGTGGGGGTATAGCCTTGAGAGCCAGCAGCTCCCACACAGCATCACCTGGACCAGAGACTTGCCTCAG GGAGCGGGCTCGGTGGAGGAGGAGCAAGTGGTTCTGGTGCTGGGTCTGACGGACTTCATGGACATGGTGATCTCTGTGAAGAAA ATGCTAGACAGTGAAGGGGAGGAGACAAGGATGGGGTCTTTCCTCAGTCCAATTTTGGAGTGTCTCAACCGGGAAGCCAAGAAGGTCACGCTCTTAGTGTCAGACTCTCAGACAGATAACAG GACCGATGCTTACGGGGTGCATTTACTAGATGAGACGCTACAATCCAAATTGGGGATGGAGAACCTGGATGTGGAGGAG GTTCTTGTGTATCTGCAGCTCTGCAAGAATATCTCACTGGTCTTCCTAGAGGGCTGGCAGGAGGTCACTAACCACGTGTGTGCCGTCACCAAGGCCTTATCAAAACGCCCTTTTAA ACTGCTGACAGAGCAGGCAGAGCTGCCCTTCTGTGTGGACGGTTCATGGGCCAGCGGGGTTCGGGTGGAGAAGGACGGCTCTGGGCTGATTCAGGTCTGGAGCAGGCAGATTCAGCAGCTGAACAGAGTCAGCCCGGCTGTGGCCTCTACTGTGATTGCTGCCTACCCGTCtcctcagctgctgctgcag gcaTACCAGAGTTTAGCGTCAGAGGAGGACAGAAAGGGTCTGCTGGCCGCTCTCTTGGTGAAAAGTGGTGGTAAAGAGAGACGTATAGGACCGGAGATATCAGCCAGAGTTTACCGCTGCTTCACAGCCCAGAACCCCGAGCTGGTCCTGGACTGA
- the LOC117936720 gene encoding probable crossover junction endonuclease EME2 isoform X4: MSMLRRAKTWEISESEESDGETVPDESGQTLVTVSRDLTEDPSSDYKCKSLPPSPTKTESGQTANLSPPRPDGCGTPSPARKRRTKEEIEADRQAARQRTEQRDRQRAARARDKDERRQEQQRRREAAENLKSLRPENCLRRLTVCIDPALLQQDGSDILLDTLTTLEWGYSLESQQLPHSITWTRDLPQQGAGSVEEEQVVLVLGLTDFMDMVISVKKMLDSEGEETRMGSFLSPILECLNREAKKVTLLVSDSQTDNRTDAYGVHLLDETLQSKLGMENLDVEEVLVYLQLCKNISLVFLEGWQEVTNHVCAVTKALSKRPFKLLTEQAELPFCVDGSWASGVRVEKDGSGLIQVWSRQIQQLNRVSPAVASTVIAAYPSPQLLLQVHPMHTRV, encoded by the exons ATGTCTATGTTGCGTAGAGcaaaaacatgggaaatatCTGAATCTGAGGAAAGCGACGGAGAGACAGTCCCCGATGAGAGCGGTCAAACATTAGTGACAGTCAGCAGGGACCTAACAGAAGATCCGAGTTCAGACTACAAGTGCAAAAGCCTCCCACCGTCACCCACAAAAACAGAGTCCGGTCAAACTGCTAATTTGTCTCCTCCGCGACCGGATGGATGTGGCACACCGAGCCCTGCGAGAAAACGCCGCACCAAGGAGGAGATAGAGGCGGACAGACAGGCTGCCAGGCAGAGGACGGAGCAGAGGGACAGGCAGAGAGCAGCCAGAGCCCGGGACAAAGACGAGAGGAGACAGgagcagcagaggaggagagaggcagcGGAGAACCTCAAGAGTCTCCGGCCAGAGAACTGCCTCAGGCGTCTCACCGTCTGCATTGACCCAG CTCTTCTGCAACAGGATGGCTCCGACATCTTGCTGGACACCCTGACTACATTGGAGTGGGGGTATAGCCTTGAGAGCCAGCAGCTCCCACACAGCATCACCTGGACCAGAGACTTGCCTCAG CAGGGAGCGGGCTCGGTGGAGGAGGAGCAAGTGGTTCTGGTGCTGGGTCTGACGGACTTCATGGACATGGTGATCTCTGTGAAGAAA ATGCTAGACAGTGAAGGGGAGGAGACAAGGATGGGGTCTTTCCTCAGTCCAATTTTGGAGTGTCTCAACCGGGAAGCCAAGAAGGTCACGCTCTTAGTGTCAGACTCTCAGACAGATAACAG GACCGATGCTTACGGGGTGCATTTACTAGATGAGACGCTACAATCCAAATTGGGGATGGAGAACCTGGATGTGGAGGAG GTTCTTGTGTATCTGCAGCTCTGCAAGAATATCTCACTGGTCTTCCTAGAGGGCTGGCAGGAGGTCACTAACCACGTGTGTGCCGTCACCAAGGCCTTATCAAAACGCCCTTTTAA ACTGCTGACAGAGCAGGCAGAGCTGCCCTTCTGTGTGGACGGTTCATGGGCCAGCGGGGTTCGGGTGGAGAAGGACGGCTCTGGGCTGATTCAGGTCTGGAGCAGGCAGATTCAGCAGCTGAACAGAGTCAGCCCGGCTGTGGCCTCTACTGTGATTGCTGCCTACCCGTCtcctcagctgctgctgcaggtaCACCCGAT gcaTACCAGAGTTTAG
- the LOC117936720 gene encoding probable crossover junction endonuclease EME2 isoform X3 — MSMLRRAKTWEISESEESDGETVPDESGQTLVTVSRDLTEDPSSDYKCKSLPPSPTKTESGQTANLSPPRPDGCGTPSPARKRRTKEEIEADRQAARQRTEQRDRQRAARARDKDERRQEQQRRREAAENLKSLRPENCLRRLTVCIDPALLQQDGSDILLDTLTTLEWGYSLESQQLPHSITWTRDLPQQGAGSVEEEQVVLVLGLTDFMDMVISVKKMLDSEGEETRMGSFLSPILECLNREAKKVTLLVSDSQTDNRTDAYGVHLLDETLQSKLGMENLDVEELCKNISLVFLEGWQEVTNHVCAVTKALSKRPFKLLTEQAELPFCVDGSWASGVRVEKDGSGLIQVWSRQIQQLNRVSPAVASTVIAAYPSPQLLLQAYQSLASEEDRKGLLAALLVKSGGKERRIGPEISARVYRCFTAQNPELVLD; from the exons ATGTCTATGTTGCGTAGAGcaaaaacatgggaaatatCTGAATCTGAGGAAAGCGACGGAGAGACAGTCCCCGATGAGAGCGGTCAAACATTAGTGACAGTCAGCAGGGACCTAACAGAAGATCCGAGTTCAGACTACAAGTGCAAAAGCCTCCCACCGTCACCCACAAAAACAGAGTCCGGTCAAACTGCTAATTTGTCTCCTCCGCGACCGGATGGATGTGGCACACCGAGCCCTGCGAGAAAACGCCGCACCAAGGAGGAGATAGAGGCGGACAGACAGGCTGCCAGGCAGAGGACGGAGCAGAGGGACAGGCAGAGAGCAGCCAGAGCCCGGGACAAAGACGAGAGGAGACAGgagcagcagaggaggagagaggcagcGGAGAACCTCAAGAGTCTCCGGCCAGAGAACTGCCTCAGGCGTCTCACCGTCTGCATTGACCCAG CTCTTCTGCAACAGGATGGCTCCGACATCTTGCTGGACACCCTGACTACATTGGAGTGGGGGTATAGCCTTGAGAGCCAGCAGCTCCCACACAGCATCACCTGGACCAGAGACTTGCCTCAG CAGGGAGCGGGCTCGGTGGAGGAGGAGCAAGTGGTTCTGGTGCTGGGTCTGACGGACTTCATGGACATGGTGATCTCTGTGAAGAAA ATGCTAGACAGTGAAGGGGAGGAGACAAGGATGGGGTCTTTCCTCAGTCCAATTTTGGAGTGTCTCAACCGGGAAGCCAAGAAGGTCACGCTCTTAGTGTCAGACTCTCAGACAGATAACAG GACCGATGCTTACGGGGTGCATTTACTAGATGAGACGCTACAATCCAAATTGGGGATGGAGAACCTGGATGTGGAGGAG CTCTGCAAGAATATCTCACTGGTCTTCCTAGAGGGCTGGCAGGAGGTCACTAACCACGTGTGTGCCGTCACCAAGGCCTTATCAAAACGCCCTTTTAA ACTGCTGACAGAGCAGGCAGAGCTGCCCTTCTGTGTGGACGGTTCATGGGCCAGCGGGGTTCGGGTGGAGAAGGACGGCTCTGGGCTGATTCAGGTCTGGAGCAGGCAGATTCAGCAGCTGAACAGAGTCAGCCCGGCTGTGGCCTCTACTGTGATTGCTGCCTACCCGTCtcctcagctgctgctgcag gcaTACCAGAGTTTAGCGTCAGAGGAGGACAGAAAGGGTCTGCTGGCCGCTCTCTTGGTGAAAAGTGGTGGTAAAGAGAGACGTATAGGACCGGAGATATCAGCCAGAGTTTACCGCTGCTTCACAGCCCAGAACCCCGAGCTGGTCCTGGACTGA
- the LOC117936720 gene encoding probable crossover junction endonuclease EME2 isoform X1: protein MSMLRRAKTWEISESEESDGETVPDESGQTLVTVSRDLTEDPSSDYKCKSLPPSPTKTESGQTANLSPPRPDGCGTPSPARKRRTKEEIEADRQAARQRTEQRDRQRAARARDKDERRQEQQRRREAAENLKSLRPENCLRRLTVCIDPALLQQDGSDILLDTLTTLEWGYSLESQQLPHSITWTRDLPQQGAGSVEEEQVVLVLGLTDFMDMVISVKKMLDSEGEETRMGSFLSPILECLNREAKKVTLLVSDSQTDNRTDAYGVHLLDETLQSKLGMENLDVEEVLVYLQLCKNISLVFLEGWQEVTNHVCAVTKALSKRPFKLLTEQAELPFCVDGSWASGVRVEKDGSGLIQVWSRQIQQLNRVSPAVASTVIAAYPSPQLLLQAYQSLASEEDRKGLLAALLVKSGGKERRIGPEISARVYRCFTAQNPELVLD, encoded by the exons ATGTCTATGTTGCGTAGAGcaaaaacatgggaaatatCTGAATCTGAGGAAAGCGACGGAGAGACAGTCCCCGATGAGAGCGGTCAAACATTAGTGACAGTCAGCAGGGACCTAACAGAAGATCCGAGTTCAGACTACAAGTGCAAAAGCCTCCCACCGTCACCCACAAAAACAGAGTCCGGTCAAACTGCTAATTTGTCTCCTCCGCGACCGGATGGATGTGGCACACCGAGCCCTGCGAGAAAACGCCGCACCAAGGAGGAGATAGAGGCGGACAGACAGGCTGCCAGGCAGAGGACGGAGCAGAGGGACAGGCAGAGAGCAGCCAGAGCCCGGGACAAAGACGAGAGGAGACAGgagcagcagaggaggagagaggcagcGGAGAACCTCAAGAGTCTCCGGCCAGAGAACTGCCTCAGGCGTCTCACCGTCTGCATTGACCCAG CTCTTCTGCAACAGGATGGCTCCGACATCTTGCTGGACACCCTGACTACATTGGAGTGGGGGTATAGCCTTGAGAGCCAGCAGCTCCCACACAGCATCACCTGGACCAGAGACTTGCCTCAG CAGGGAGCGGGCTCGGTGGAGGAGGAGCAAGTGGTTCTGGTGCTGGGTCTGACGGACTTCATGGACATGGTGATCTCTGTGAAGAAA ATGCTAGACAGTGAAGGGGAGGAGACAAGGATGGGGTCTTTCCTCAGTCCAATTTTGGAGTGTCTCAACCGGGAAGCCAAGAAGGTCACGCTCTTAGTGTCAGACTCTCAGACAGATAACAG GACCGATGCTTACGGGGTGCATTTACTAGATGAGACGCTACAATCCAAATTGGGGATGGAGAACCTGGATGTGGAGGAG GTTCTTGTGTATCTGCAGCTCTGCAAGAATATCTCACTGGTCTTCCTAGAGGGCTGGCAGGAGGTCACTAACCACGTGTGTGCCGTCACCAAGGCCTTATCAAAACGCCCTTTTAA ACTGCTGACAGAGCAGGCAGAGCTGCCCTTCTGTGTGGACGGTTCATGGGCCAGCGGGGTTCGGGTGGAGAAGGACGGCTCTGGGCTGATTCAGGTCTGGAGCAGGCAGATTCAGCAGCTGAACAGAGTCAGCCCGGCTGTGGCCTCTACTGTGATTGCTGCCTACCCGTCtcctcagctgctgctgcag gcaTACCAGAGTTTAGCGTCAGAGGAGGACAGAAAGGGTCTGCTGGCCGCTCTCTTGGTGAAAAGTGGTGGTAAAGAGAGACGTATAGGACCGGAGATATCAGCCAGAGTTTACCGCTGCTTCACAGCCCAGAACCCCGAGCTGGTCCTGGACTGA
- the mfsd1l gene encoding major facilitator superfamily domain-containing protein 1 → MTQPAEKVYYRFVVLFFNCLLTFGSYFCFDIPSVLQDQFQGNLTCPNATVINGTVDCVVGLGMTPQQYNLLYAIYAWTNAVVVIMAGFLIDKLGNRFGVFLFSFLCVLGSSLFALGSHFEGSPYLLPLMLTGRLLFGSGNGSLTIVQNRITAFWFKGKELALAFGLTLAFSRLGSVLNFFLTQRFEEQYGIQWTLWGGTLLCVLGFVCAAVVSALDKIGMRQLGLDGAIREESRKVRIQDVKLLSLRYWLLVLTIMFFYNGIFPFIADASKFIQDKYNGYSQKEASYIAGAVYDSSLVLSASVGILIDFVGLRGIFALACAILTLPVFGLLAFTFVPPLVSTIWLGVTYSFAAASMWPSIPLVVPQATLGTAMGLATSIQMVGIGVSNLVVGEILGTKSSETKIPLWRWQRMMIFMLANTIACIITSVLLNMVDHRQGGILNKPTKRSEQAERDSDREPLNPGEEERDEEDEVVRSRSLNS, encoded by the exons ATGACGCAGCCGGCGGAGAAAG tctatTACCGCTTTGTGGTGCTGTTCTTCAACTGTCTGTTGACATTTGGCTCTTACTTCTGCTTCGACATCCCCAGTGTTTTGCAAGATCAGTTCCAAGGG AACCTGACATGTCCCAACGCAACGGTGATCAATGGGACAGTGGACTGTGTGGTGGGATTAGGGATGACCCCTCAGCAGTACAATCTTCTTTATGCAATCTATGCTTGGAC GAATGCAGTGGTGGTGATCATGGCTGGGTTCCTGATTGATAAATTAGGAAACCGCT tTGGAGTATTTCTGTtctcatttctgtgtgttttgggttcGTCCCTGTTTGCTCTGGGTTCCCACTTTGAAGGATCTCCCTATCTGCTGCCGCTTATGCTCACTGGCCGGCTGCTGTTTGGATCAGGCAATGGATCTCTTACCA TTGTTCAGAACCGCATCACAGCCTTCTGGTTCAAAGGGAAGGAACTGGCCTTGGCTTTCGGTCTGACCCTGGCTTTCTCTCGCCTGGGTTCAGTCCTGAACTTCTTCCTCACCCAGAGGTTTGAAGAACAATATGGCATACAGTGGACACTCTGGGGCG GTACCCTACTGTGTGTGCTCGGCTTTGTATGCGCAGCTGTAGTCAGCGCCCTGGACAAGATCGGAATGAGGCAGCTGGGTCTTGATGGCGCCATCCGAGAGGAGTCCCGCAAAGTG aggatTCAGGATGTGAAGCTCCTGTCACTAAGATACTGGCTGCTGGTGCTCACCATCATGTTCTTCTACAATGGCATCTTTCCGTTCATCGCAGATGCTAG TAAGTTCATTCAGGATAAGTACAACGGCTACAGTCAGAAGGAGGCGTCCTATATCGCCGGGGCGGTCTACGACAGCTCACTGGTCCTCTCAGCCAGCGTGGGCATTCTCATA GATTTTGTGGGTCTGCGGGGCATTTTTGCGTTGGCCTGTGCCATCCTCACGCTGCCTGTGTTTGGACTCCTGGCCTTCACCTTTGTCCCCCCTCTGGTCTCCACCATATGGCTGGGAGTCACCTACTCCTTCGCTGCT GCAAGCATGTGGCCTTCTATTCCGCTTGTTGTGCCTCAGGCTACTCTTGGAACAGCCATGGGTCTGGCTACCTCCATACAGATGGTTGGGATCGGGGTGTCCAATCTGGTCGTTGGGGAGATTTTGGGCACCAAGTCTAG TGAAACGAAAATTCCGTTGTGGCGTTGGCAGAGGATGATGATCTTCATGTTGGCCAACACCATCGCCTGCATCATCACCTCGGTGCTGCTCAACATGGTCGACCACAGACAG GGCGGGATCCTGAACAAGCCGACCAAGAGGTCGgagcaggcagagagagactCCGACAGAGAGCCGCTCAACCCGGGAGAGGAAGAGCGGGATGAGGAGGACGAGGTGGTCAGATCTCGTTCTCTCAACTCTTGA